Within Etheostoma cragini isolate CJK2018 chromosome 24, CSU_Ecrag_1.0, whole genome shotgun sequence, the genomic segment CCTGTGGGGCCTCTTAATTACGATATGTTTTAGCAGCATGCGGTTTGTCTAATTCATGTAAAGGATATAAGACTCTGAGGCATTGACACGGTATGTTTAAATTTATGTGTATAGACAGAATATGGTGTGTGTCCAGTaatgtatctatgtatatagTGGTGTAAGCAGCATGTTACAGACTGAAGCTCTAATTTCCTCTTGGCTGGAAAGCAACTGATGAACTTGAGCGACAATACAGCATTCATTCAGGATAGAGGCTTAGCTATGCTAATGCACTGTGTACATTAAATGCAACCTGAACACGGTTTGGGGTGCTGTCCATGTTTTTCTCTATaactttgaccctctcactgtgtaTTTTCACTTCATGAAAGTTATACGGAACATTTTGGTCatctaaaaatgtcttgttcagcgttCGGTAGCACCTTGCCAACAAAGCTaacgctagcgttagctggtaactttAAGGGAATTCTGACAATTTTCAACCAACTGCCGTACGTTCAGATGAACAGCACCAGTTCACTGGGGTGTTTACCCACCAGTAAAACTCTGCCAGATGACTTGCTTCAGCCGGTTGAAAATCTGCAACTTTAGCATTTATCTTAGAACAGTGCCACTGAAACCATACACGACACAGGCTTAACCTCCACCCTGTCGGCCACAAAATTGTCACGTCCGGATTGGACAAAAGCAAGATTGCGACAGCCAAATTGCCACTGTTATAACTttagtccacaaaccaatgggtgactcACTGCTGCTatgtcaattattttttaaagtctatGCTCTGACGGTAATAAAACAAGCCAGATGATGTCATAGTGATTTGACCTTTGGATACTACAAATGTAAAACCTGTCTGGAGACGCTATTCTGTTTCATTATGAGAAGTGTAGGATgtagtgagttttttttaaagtcaggtTATCTTAAAATTACCATAAGGCTCACaatctgtgcatgtgttatgTTATAATCTGTTACTAAAGCTTTTTCTCTTTGAGTTGCAAAGAAACCAAGTTGTatacatttacaattatttgtgttacatttttacttttttttcaccacTACAGAAAATGGAGACTGCACCCCTACACTCTTTCCATCTACTCATAATTGTCCAGCTGTGTTTGTTGCACTTGGCCCACGGTGGGGCATATTATGGACATAAACAGCCGCCTCAACACCACCAGCCTCTGCCACAGTACAATGATGGGTATCCTCAGCAACAGTTTTTGGGGAATGAGATGCCACACCTGCCTTATGGCAAAGAAGTGCCAATAATTCCTCAGTATGGAAAAGAGCTTCCTCAACTGCCTCTACAAATAGGCAAAGAGAGGCCACTGACTAAAGGCAAAGGTAGGGTCAAATAGATAGGAAAAtgggaaataaatgtaaaagttatCATTCTTCGTTATTCTGTTATCCGCCAACGTTCCCTTTTGGTTACAGGACAAACATTTCCCAGAGGGGCTAAAGGTCCACCTCCCCTTGGTCCTGGTGGAGAAGGTATCAGAGAGGGACCACAAGGAGTCCAGGGCCCCCCGGGACCAACAGGACCACCTGGACCACAAGGCCCCCCTGGACTACCAGGCCAGGGATTGCCAGGGCTACCAGGAAAACCGGGGCCGCCTGGTCCTCAAGGCTACCCAGGTATCGGAAAACCGGGCATGCCAGGAGTGCCGGGAAAACCTGGAGGACCTGGATTACAAGGATCAAAAGGTGACCTTGGGCCTAATGGTGGAGAAGGACCAACTGGACTTCCTGGGCCTGCAGGGCTCCCAGGTCCCCCTGGACTCCCGGGATTTTCAAAACCAGGAGGTCAGGGGCTTCCCGGCCAGCTGGGTCCTCTAGGGGAGCCTGGTCAAAAAGGCCCACCTGGGTCACCTGGTCCTCCAGGCCCCAAGGGAGACAAAGGAAATGGTCAACCTGGTTTGCCAGGTTTGAAAGGACCAAGTGGACCACCAGGTATACCTGGAAATGTGGGTGTCCCTGGGGTTGGCAAACCTGGCTTGAATGGTCTCCCTGGACAACCAGGAATACCAGGAAAACTTGGTCCTCCTGGTGAATCAGGACTAGCTGGGCCACCTGGTGAAAGAGGCCAACCAGGACCACCAGGCTTACCTGGAATTggaaaaccaggaaaagatgGTTTCAGAGGGCAACCAGGGATCTCTGGTGGGAAAGGGGAATCAGGGCTTCCTGGTTTACCAGGGGGTCCAGGCTTGCCAGGTTATGGTAAACCAGGGTTCCCAGGACCTAAGGGTCACAAGGGACATGCTGGTCTTCCTGGACCTCCAGGCCTGAAAGGTGATAAAGGTCATGGAGGTCTTCCAGGTGTCATTGGTTCTACTGGTCCTAGTGGTATGCCTGGCCCACCAGGACCAATTGGGCTCCCTGGTAGTCTCGGCTTTCCAGGGCAAAAGGGAGAGGATGGTGTTGTGGGACCAAAAGGAAATCCAGGAATGAAGGGTGACTTAGGTCCCCCAGGTTTTCCAGGAGAGCCGGGTCTGTCAGGTGGGGGTGGACAACCAGGAACAAGAGGTTTACAAGGCCCCACTGGCCCTAAAGGTGAACCTGGTGGTAGGGGTTTACCTGGTTCCCCTGGTGCTGTGGGATTAACTGGCCcaagaggagaggggggggagcCTGGAGACAGAGGCTACCAGGGACCACAAGGTATCCCAGGACTTACAGGACCAGGGGGACCACTTGGACCTCCTGGGCTACCAGGACAAAAAGGCGAAACAGGCCAACCTGGCAAACCTGGCTATCCTGGTGAGGGAAAGCTAGGACCAGCTGGTCAAATAGGTCCTCAAGGTAACCCTGGGCCAATGGGCCCTGCTGGACTCCCAGGGCAACCAGGACAACCTGGACCCCCTGGTCCTCAAGGACTTCCTGCTGTATCTCCTGAACTTGGACAGATCCTCCCTATGACCGGCCCATACCCTGGCCAAAACCAAAAGAAGCCAAAGAACGGAGGCGACATTGGTGG encodes:
- the LOC117939155 gene encoding collagen alpha-1(VIII) chain-like, producing METAPLHSFHLLIIVQLCLLHLAHGGAYYGHKQPPQHHQPLPQYNDGYPQQQFLGNEMPHLPYGKEVPIIPQYGKELPQLPLQIGKERPLTKGKGQTFPRGAKGPPPLGPGGEGIREGPQGVQGPPGPTGPPGPQGPPGLPGQGLPGLPGKPGPPGPQGYPGIGKPGMPGVPGKPGGPGLQGSKGDLGPNGGEGPTGLPGPAGLPGPPGLPGFSKPGGQGLPGQLGPLGEPGQKGPPGSPGPPGPKGDKGNGQPGLPGLKGPSGPPGIPGNVGVPGVGKPGLNGLPGQPGIPGKLGPPGESGLAGPPGERGQPGPPGLPGIGKPGKDGFRGQPGISGGKGESGLPGLPGGPGLPGYGKPGFPGPKGHKGHAGLPGPPGLKGDKGHGGLPGVIGSTGPSGMPGPPGPIGLPGSLGFPGQKGEDGVVGPKGNPGMKGDLGPPGFPGEPGLSGGGGQPGTRGLQGPTGPKGEPGGRGLPGSPGAVGLTGPRGEGGEPGDRGYQGPQGIPGLTGPGGPLGPPGLPGQKGETGQPGKPGYPGEGKLGPAGQIGPQGNPGPMGPAGLPGQPGQPGPPGPQGLPAVSPELGQILPMTGPYPGQNQKKPKNGGDIGGSGVEMPAFTAKLANPFPPVGSPVVFDKLLHNGNQNYNPQSGVFTCSIPGVYYFAYHVHCKGGNVWVALMKNNEPVMYTYDEYQKGLLDQASGSAVLPLRQGETVHIQLPSDQAAGLYAGQYVHSTFSGYLLYPM